The DNA window CCAGCATAGCAGCTATTTCGTGGTTTTAAACAGTAGCCATCACACTCATGAGATAATCTCAACACCAGCCATGACAAACAGAGAATACAGCCATGCAGCATCAGCGCGGATGTGAGATGATCAAATCGATTCTCAAGCAACCGCCTGAACTTCACCGGGGTCGCAATGTAGCACGCCCAAACATAAGATCAATAGCACAGGGATGAGTCAACCAAAATGAAGCACAATGACTATCACCACTGACTCTGCCATACAGAACCGACAGGGCAAATTACAGCTGTAAAGGTACTAAGTAACGATTAAGGAAATAATaaatacactggaaaaaaaaaaataccatgttCCAACACAATACTGTGACAGTACTTACTTTTCTCAGTGGCCTACATTTCAGGGGCCTGCTTTATCTAGGCTACATCCACACAATGAAAGGACATACAAACTAGAAACTCAAGTGcattttctctgacactgttaCTCATTCTGCTGactctttcctttccctcttGTGGCTGTCAGACCAACATAAATGGTGTCCTTATGGTTGTACAACAATTGTCAGAggcagctgtttttgtttatgtttatggcAACATCCACAAAGAGAGGGATCTGTAATGACAATGGATGGAAACGCCATCTATCATTTTATCTGTTCGGATCTAACGTGTGTATTATGACAACCTAATGACACTTCTGTTGCCTGTGGTAGGACAGAGAGCGTTAGTTTGGCATTTGTCGTATAGGCATTTGCGCGTGACCCTTTCTTAAAGACTTCTTTAACAAGGTAACACGACTTCACAAGTGTCAAGTGCCCCCTCTTGAAAGTGCAAAGTCCTGGTCGTGTCGGAAAGTTTACacccgcgcgcgcacacacaggagATTTGCATTTCCTTGTGCTTATGTGCATTAGCGCATTACGCAGCGCAGAAAACCTGCCCTTGCCACACGACAGACCGTGAATATGTGTTGAGGGGCAATGCAACACGtgtgaggggaggagaggagaggagaggaaaatgaagtatcagaggaaaatgaagaaaagtgtTGAACGAGCTGCGTGTGGATGCTAGTGTATAGTTGTATTATCTTTGCGGTAACTTTCTCCTATTGACGCGAAGCACAGAAAGACAAGTTAAAAATCACAGAGATAAGGGCAATAGGAGCCTGGCCAAAATTCATTTAAGAACTTTTGACTCATATCAAAATGGTATGAAAAGAATGAAGTCGCACAGACTGCAGCTCTCAACTGCAAGACTGTTCATCTCCAGGTCTAAGTGACCCAACTTACACTAGTAATATCACAATGACGTCTAAATTCACAGCACAGTAACTTGCTCACTTGTAGAGTGTTTGATAATGCGTTGCAAACCTGCAAAATCCTCAATACATTTCAGCTGCAAACAAACCCTCAAAGCTTAATCAAGATTGAGGAAGGACTAGTGAAAAGAACATATGGGGAAGTTGAGTAAGCCATGATGAATAAAGTATCCCTTAAACTGTGTGTACATGGACTTCAATACCACCTTGATGCCTTGAACCAAAAGTGAAAGAGCTCTTAAAGTGAATGACGGTTTTGATGGGCAACAGAAGAGTGCAGgtgaaacacacaccagaagGCAAACTGTCTCTTCaggaaatgtgttgtgttaaaaGCATATGTGGAATTAATGCAGGATTATCCTGATACTGGGAGTAAACCCAGTCAGACTCGAAACCACATttctggaaaaaataaaaatcttctTGAAAACGCAaattatgtgcatgtgcatgacaGAGTCAGACAGCTCTGTCAGAGATAAAAGAATGGGGAAGGAAATTACAGAAGgagaccaaaaaagaaaaaaaaaaaaaaaaaaaaaacaacaaacagaaatgtaggcctgttctgtctctgcccttCTTTTACAACCTCCTGTCTCCTGCAAGGCCgactgagaaacagaaagagtaaATCAGAGTATGTTAATGAGACAGATTACCAGGTAAAGAAGCCTGCTACTATCTTGCTTGGGTGTGTCAGTGAGTCATAAATAGGATATAGAGCCAAAATCTGTATTTATTTCCATATGACCTAGAACATACACAGCATAAATAAAGATAATAGTTATCTCTCCATTTCTACTCTACTTTCCAACTTCCTTCTTTCTTAGAAATGATAAGATTCAATACTACCAGCTCTTTTCTTTGGGCCAATGGACCAGGTGCTTCTAACGTACATTTCTAAAGCACATATATCACATGTGTAACGTAGTAGTGTCAATGTTACGTTGAAATCAGTCATAAACTCGGATGAGCTTTTGATAGGCTCGTGACCAAAAAGCCATTTCATCTGAAAATGAGGAAACGTGTGCAGGTGTTACACGCAGATAAAACTGTCGTCTCAAAACAGTCCAAACACCGACTGACCGACACGGGAACCACAGCATGGTTGCATGCATGCCATATTATAAAAGCAGGCATATGGACACCTGACGCCGTTTACCATGTTCTGACACGCAGATAATGTCTCCGTATTAAAGACAGTCAAACGAGGTTAAAATTCCTTTCTGCTTACTACCTAAGTTACATTACCAAAGGAACAGACAAAATATGTTGATGTGTGATAGCTATTGCTATCTAAAGTTAAGCATGTCTAGTCTAAGAGCAGTCTACTTTCATTTCCGTGTTTTCTCTTTGGCGTCTGCTTCCAAGCAGAGTTCCCAAGGCCAGACGTAGCCATATACATTTCCCTTATCACAGTCTTTCATTGCTTAAGTTAACGAGACACGCAAATTTCCTAGTTTACGTCAGTTTTCAGTGTAACCTGTTTCGACCAAGGCGAAAGAGCGGCCGTCTGATTACGGCATTTGCGTAACGTGTTTGTGTATATCACGAAATACATGGGAATCGATCGCCTAACAAATATAAAATCGCGGAGCCAGCTGCCAAAAATTAGACAACACTACGCCATTCCATAAGGCAGATGAAAAACCAAGTCACCTTTACAATGAAATCGAACCGCAAATTTAAAATCAATGACTTTATAAACAAACCTGCCGACGAAATTTTCCAAGACCGAGCTTTTTCCTGCGCTCTGACCGCCGACCACTGCGATTTGAGGCAGGTCCAAATTACAGTTCTGACCGATAGAACTGAAAGCGTCTTGGAGTTTATTGATGAGGGGGATCAAGTCTTCCATCCCCCGGTTTCCCATGGCTTCTCTGGGTTTGGCTTGTCCACCCGCAAGCAAAACTGACTGGAACGGTGCTCGGGTTACTTTCAGTGTTGAGTTCCTCCCTTCAAACTGTTCTGCCTTCAGTCTGATAAAGAGAAATAACTTATACCTTCTTTGTTATTGTGACAGTTGTTGGACGATGTAACAAATATAATAAACCGTGCGCATTAATACGCAAAATTAGCTGAAGTCAATCAGTCGTaaactcacaaaacaaaacttcaacCATCCGGTCAGGCGACATCCGACCTCCACCGGTGACTTCAGTCCCACCTTCTGTCAGTTACGAGAGTCAAAACCATTGGTGTGTTCAGGCACTTCCCTGTCTATTCTTGGGTGTTATTGGTCTACTTTTTACACAACGGCGCCATCCAAAAGGCGTCTGCATTACTGATGGCCGACCAATGCGTCAATCACAATTTTTCCTCCCGCCCTTGTCTAGACGCCACTTTCAGTTGTGCTCAATGAAAGGTTAGGTATATGGGAAGTAGTGTCTTAGTTTGTACAGCAGTGTGCCAATCCGTTCAGTAATATACAGCCAAAATATCTTTACGTGACACCCCAATAAATTACTCAAAGCAgttattgtaaaaatgaaatcaaaacaaatgtataaattaaaataaaataaaaaaggacaaataaacAGTCTTTGCTCAATATCGGCTTAGAACATCGTTTTTAACACAATATGCATGATTGTTCGCTGTTAACCGTTATAATCATTCCTTGTTGATCAGTAATTGATATACATCTTTTATGGTTTActgtgtttaattctgtttttaaaaatcattgaAAAAAGGAGATCGACGGTCTTTACAGTACAAGTGACTAATGTAACTCAACAGTTTTGACTTTCAAGTAACAGTGATATTCAGTTTAGCTGTTAGAAGAGCTGATTCTGAATTAGCATTTTCAAAAGAGGGGATGAGTGGTTTATTTCCTGTATAGCACTCACGTGGCTCATCGGTATTCAGTTCAAAATGGCTGCTTCCAAAGTGGAGGCAGCACACGGTTTGAATACAGACATGAGTACGAAAAAGGCCGTGTGCTCTGTTGCACCTCTTGCTCTTCGGATCGTAGCTGAATGTCCCGTTAGCAAAGCGCGAGCGTGTGATCTCAGACTCCCTCACTGTACCGTTAACACTCCGGTTTTTATGCCGGTGGGGACACAGGGCACGATGAAGGGAATAACTGTAGATCAGCTTGAAGATTTAGGCTGTCAGATATGTCTCGGCAACACCTATCATTTGGGTATGAGACCGGTACGTATTATGAGGTGACATACATATTTTCCGTTTTTGAAGACAGGATACTAATAACTTATGATACTCATATCTTCTCAGACTTATCATTAACAACTTTTTCACGTCGCATGTGTATTAAAGTTTGTGGAAAGTGCAAACATGCGGAAAAGCTCAGTTTTCTTCAGGATACTTTGAGAAACACTGAATTAATTCATTCTGGtaagaatttaaaatgaaatagctTGTGAAGCCTGCAGAGTTGGGAGTGACCTTTTTTATAATGCGGAGATTTGATTTCTGGATACGGCtttgatatatttttaatgtctcACAGGGACCTGAGCTGATTGAGAAAGTAAATGGCCTTCATGGCTTCATGAACTGGAAAAGAAATCTTTTAACGGTAAGTTTGTTATTGCAATTTGATTGTCTATGCAAAAGGAATTTCAATCATGCTTGTTATAACAAACCACTGTCTCTGTGAGATGTGGTTATTGGGCCCTTTTAGCTACATGTATATTTAAATGAGAGGAAGAAAATTTTAGCTTTGGAACTTCCACACCACTGACATGACATGAACCTTTTTGAGCAGGACAGCGGTGGATTCCAGATGGTTTCCTTAGTCGAACTTTCGGAAGTCTCGGAGGAAGGCGTGAGGTTTCGTTCCCCGTATGACGGCAAAGAAATCTTACTCACACCTGAGCAATCCATTGCCATTCAGAACAGCCTAGGTAAACAAGAAATGTAATCCAGTTCAAACTAAGTTGCCTTCTCACATCTGCCACAGTTAAGAAATATTCCACCATATCTTTATCTcgttttgatgatgatgatgatgatgacgacgacgtcCTGTCCACATGTCCAGGTTCAGACATTATGATGCAGTTGGATGATGTGGTTAGCAGCACAGTCACTGGACCACGGGTGGAGGAGGCCATGAAGCGTTCTATCCGCTGGTTGGACCGCTGTATCGCAGCCAATAAGAATCCAGACAGGCAGAACCTTTTTGCCATAATCCAGGGTGGGCTTAATGCGGAGCTGCGTAAGGCCTGTCTGGATGGTAGGAGCTTATTGGATACCATTTAATTGTTCCTTATCTTGTCACACCAGCATTCAGTGAAGCTGAACATCCAattaactgtttttgtttgtttcagtattaTTGTCAGTGCAGAATAGAAACCCTTCTCATAACAGCTGTGTGAATGTTGTACTAATTATCCTCTCCTTCTTGgacgtggtttttttttgtttttgtttttttttttttttttgtattttactgtTATTCTGGCTTTGTATTGTGGCTCAGTGCAGACATATGTGCGTTGGTGCGTTTTGCagaaatgacaaagagagatgTTCCAGGCTTTGCCATTGGTGGGCTCAGCGGTGGAGAGGAAAAGGATGATTTCTGGAAGATGGTGACTTTAAGCACAGATCACCTGCCCAGAGAGAAACCCCGTTATCTCATGGGTGTTGGGTATGATTTATCAGTCCTAATGATGCTTTTTCTGACAGTAACGTATCCAGTTTGATTTCACCTgggtatatgtgtatatttctgtgCACACAGTTGTTGTCTAAATGCTGACTgcatgttgtttgtgtatttttaggtATGCAGTGGACCTGGTAGTGTGTGTTGCCTTGGGATGTGacatgtttgactgtgttttccCCACTCGAACAGCTGTAAGACTTTTAGCCTTCATTTATACATTACCACTTGAGTCTGTTCTGCCTCATCTATCTAAATGACTCACTTCATTCTTTTTCAAACGAGTGTACTTAGTGCATTGTTGTTGCGTAACATTGGCCGAGAGACAGGTTTTTACTCTTTGTTACAGCGATTCGGTTCAGCCTTGGTTCCGTGGGGATCCCTGCAGATCAAACAAAAGCAGTTTGCCAAAGATTTCCAGCCTATTGATCCAGACTGCCAGTGTGCCACCTGTAGGAGGTATAAGAATGTGTTGTAGTACTGGAGTGGTTTTGGAGTGGTGTCGGGTCTGTTACAATAGACTACTGAATAACTGAATGAGAGTGAGGCTTTTCCTGCAGTTGAAATCACATTGTCTTAAAGGAAGCTCTCAGTTGTCCTAGTAAGTAGAGTGTTTACAGTTATTTAaaatttgttgttttagttGTAGTATCAGAGTTGTACTCTCatagatctaaaaaaaaaaaaaaaaaaagtcctttgaCTCTTCAGATTGCTCTAAATTACATTGAAACTACAGCAGATGTTTATGTCatcatatttgttgttttgttcttttctgtaaaTGCAGACACAGTCGGACTTATCTGCACGCTCTGTTTAAGACAGACACTGCAGCCATGCATCACATCACCATCCATAACATTGCTTACCAGGTATGTTTTCTTAAAATACATCAAAACCAACTGTAGCTTTATATCTTTCAGTTTGGCATCCATAGTAGTTTGTGAAAGTGTATCTATATCCAGTTTTTACTCATTTCCATCATCTTTATACATTTTGCAGCTGACACTAATGCGTTCGGTACGACAGAGCATTATAGAACAGCGTTTCCCTGAGTTTGTGAGGCAGTTCATGAGGAGAATGTTCCCTCTGCGTGAGCAGTATCCTGCTTGGGCAGTGGAGGCACTGGCATCAGTAAACATCACCCTGGACTAAGGCTGCACGGGGAGCGTCTGTGTGGGAGGTGGTTGAGAAACTGACTTCCTGTTTGTTACATATGAGACTGGACAGAAaacttttcaacttttttttttaatatggattTTTATACACTGTTTATTGGACTTTCGCTGTTTTACCCTATATTTATTACCTGTTTCACCAGCCATCTTATTGCGATGAAAGAAAGCTGATTTGTGCTATCTGAATGTTATAAATCAGATCAAActtgtatatttttcttttttttttccacaaaacacAATTTTAAAGTTCAAAACCTCGTTGATGCTCTCTCacgatgttcttttttttattcacttaaATTTTGAATTTGCCCTCTGTGAATGGTGCTGTACGGTAATAACAATCATTTGTGTCTAAAAAAGTTAAGGAactcatattttcatttttattacctTCCCTCTTCAGAAAAGTTGAATTTTGTTACCATGGTCACTAAAGCCAAGTTGAACCTATCAAAGTGCCTTTTTACACCCATCCATTATCTTAAATAGCCTATAAGGAGAGCTGGGGGAGGGCATTTGGCTAGTCTGAGGCCGTGTAATGAGTGGTCTTCTGGCTGATTTCCAGATGGATAACGGACAATTTTATGGCATTTCAGATCAAtgattgcaaaaaaaagaaccttaggaaagtgaaga is part of the Chanos chanos chromosome 13, fChaCha1.1, whole genome shotgun sequence genome and encodes:
- the qtrt1 gene encoding queuine tRNA-ribosyltransferase catalytic subunit 1; translation: MSTKKAVCSVAPLALRIVAECPVSKARACDLRLPHCTVNTPVFMPVGTQGTMKGITVDQLEDLGCQICLGNTYHLGMRPGPELIEKVNGLHGFMNWKRNLLTDSGGFQMVSLVELSEVSEEGVRFRSPYDGKEILLTPEQSIAIQNSLGSDIMMQLDDVVSSTVTGPRVEEAMKRSIRWLDRCIAANKNPDRQNLFAIIQGGLNAELRKACLDEMTKRDVPGFAIGGLSGGEEKDDFWKMVTLSTDHLPREKPRYLMGVGYAVDLVVCVALGCDMFDCVFPTRTARFGSALVPWGSLQIKQKQFAKDFQPIDPDCQCATCRRHSRTYLHALFKTDTAAMHHITIHNIAYQLTLMRSVRQSIIEQRFPEFVRQFMRRMFPLREQYPAWAVEALASVNITLD